The Kitasatospora setae KM-6054 genome contains a region encoding:
- a CDS encoding acyltransferase has product MTGTLTSDTEVRTVRAGRPGPGPVRCAVGDLLLADLPVSVVFFHDGPLDPDALAAGLARALGDLPEFAGRLRTAPDGELWIDTDDSGVPFTVADAPYTLTEAFDRMALPAGGLVDHVRATEARREPLPLLTVRLNRLTDGGCALGVSWHHAVGDMQTFALLMRAWSAGTEGTAPPAVVRAPDRDAQLDAHLPAADCGTPALRLPAPAEAAELRRAVAGASLANRTVQVWFSPAETARLRAAHSADAGRRLSANDALCAHLLHVLREIDGAGDEEQTLTMPVNLRRVLGLPDGALGNLLGEIRLPYRPGTAPAEYAAELRTAIEEFTEKHLSVRSNLRFLEQVGRDRVGECVPAGFDPGRRTLTVSSWCRLGLQDLPLAGRLPLAFSPAATLQLPWTSWLVEGPRGEGHLYTLVLPARAAAKLRTAADLLHPHRRADDPRPALAPRKLL; this is encoded by the coding sequence ATGACCGGCACGCTGACGTCCGACACCGAGGTCCGCACCGTCCGGGCCGGCCGGCCCGGACCGGGCCCGGTCCGCTGCGCCGTCGGCGACCTGCTGCTCGCCGACCTGCCGGTCTCGGTGGTCTTCTTCCACGACGGCCCGCTCGACCCCGACGCCCTCGCCGCCGGCCTGGCCCGCGCCCTCGGCGACCTGCCCGAGTTCGCCGGCCGGCTGCGCACCGCCCCCGACGGCGAACTCTGGATCGACACCGACGACTCCGGCGTCCCCTTCACCGTCGCCGACGCCCCCTACACCCTCACCGAGGCGTTCGACCGGATGGCGCTGCCCGCCGGCGGCCTGGTCGACCACGTCCGCGCCACCGAGGCCCGCCGGGAACCGCTCCCGCTGCTCACCGTCCGGCTCAACCGGCTCACCGACGGCGGCTGCGCGCTCGGCGTCTCCTGGCACCACGCCGTCGGCGACATGCAGACCTTCGCCCTGCTGATGCGCGCCTGGTCGGCCGGCACCGAGGGCACCGCCCCGCCCGCCGTCGTCCGCGCCCCCGACCGGGACGCCCAGCTCGACGCCCACCTGCCCGCCGCCGACTGCGGCACCCCCGCGCTCCGGCTGCCCGCCCCCGCCGAAGCCGCCGAACTGCGCCGCGCCGTGGCCGGCGCCTCGCTCGCCAACCGCACCGTCCAGGTCTGGTTCTCCCCCGCCGAGACCGCCCGGCTGCGCGCCGCCCACAGCGCCGACGCCGGCCGCCGGCTCTCCGCCAACGACGCGCTCTGCGCCCACCTGCTGCACGTGCTGCGCGAGATCGACGGCGCGGGCGACGAGGAGCAGACCCTCACCATGCCGGTCAACCTGCGGCGCGTCCTCGGCCTGCCCGACGGCGCCCTCGGCAACCTGCTCGGCGAGATCCGGCTGCCCTACCGGCCGGGCACCGCACCCGCCGAGTACGCCGCCGAACTGCGCACCGCCATCGAGGAGTTCACCGAGAAGCACCTCAGCGTCCGGAGCAACCTGCGCTTCCTCGAACAGGTCGGCCGCGACCGCGTCGGCGAGTGCGTCCCGGCCGGCTTCGACCCCGGCCGCCGCACCCTCACCGTCTCCAGCTGGTGCCGCCTCGGCCTGCAGGACCTCCCGCTGGCCGGCCGGCTGCCGCTCGCCTTCAGCCCCGCCGCCACCCTCCAACTGCCCTGGACGTCCTGGCTGGTCGAGGGCCCGCGCGGCGAGGGCCACCTCTACACCCTGGTCCTCCCCGCCCGCGCCGCCGCGAAGCTCCGCACCGCCGCCGACCTGCTCCACCCCCACCGCCGCGCCGACGACCCGCGGCCCGCCCTCGCCCCGCGCAAACTGCTCTGA
- a CDS encoding flavoprotein codes for MGDVGAGRPVVYLFGSAAGVVAGIGDAARSGLARGWDVAVGLTPSAREWLAARVPELEELTGHPVKSAYRWPGQPDVLPPADAVLFAPATFNSVNGLALGLTSSWVVGYAAEAAGKGVPVLVMPCVNTALAAHPQFPRSVAALREAGMRVLLGEGGFVPGEPGAGAPFPWDAALDAVARELGPRAAGGGGA; via the coding sequence ATGGGAGACGTGGGGGCCGGGCGGCCGGTGGTGTACCTGTTCGGATCGGCGGCGGGGGTGGTGGCCGGGATCGGGGACGCGGCGCGGTCCGGGCTGGCGCGGGGGTGGGACGTGGCGGTGGGGTTGACGCCGTCGGCGCGGGAGTGGCTGGCGGCGCGGGTGCCGGAGCTGGAGGAGCTGACCGGGCATCCGGTGAAGTCGGCGTACCGGTGGCCGGGGCAGCCGGACGTGTTGCCGCCCGCGGACGCGGTGCTGTTCGCGCCGGCCACCTTCAACTCGGTGAACGGGCTGGCGCTGGGCCTGACCTCGTCCTGGGTGGTCGGCTACGCGGCGGAGGCGGCGGGCAAGGGCGTCCCGGTGCTGGTGATGCCCTGCGTGAACACCGCGCTGGCGGCGCACCCGCAGTTCCCGCGCAGCGTGGCGGCGCTGCGCGAGGCCGGGATGCGGGTGCTGCTGGGGGAGGGCGGCTTCGTCCCGGGGGAGCCGGGCGCGGGTGCCCCGTTCCCGTGGGACGCCGCGCTGGACGCGGTGGCCCGCGAGCTGGGTCCGCGGGCGGCGGGCGGGGGCGGCGCGTGA